From Arachis hypogaea cultivar Tifrunner chromosome 3, arahy.Tifrunner.gnm2.J5K5, whole genome shotgun sequence:
TATTTACTAAATCTGTTTTTTCTTAAGaaattcggttcatttcttagtttaattgagttcatttgcatgcaaaaatgaattaaaatgtacTTTTCTTACTGGTTGAatgtttatcaattttttttcaaatctgaACCGAATTCGATTCGTTTGTAATCTGAACCAAATTTGGTTTATTTTTAGATCCAAATAAACCTCAACTAAAAGGAGATAAAGAAAAAatgcaacaacaataacaacagtaAAAGAATGATGATCGAGAAAAACaggcgaagaagaagaatgaacttgaaaaaaaaaagaaggaagacgaagaagaagaaggaagaacgcgaagaagaaaaagaaatgtaAAGACAAGGAAAGAGGAAagcgaagaaaaagaagaaagaagcgaAGACTAAGATAAAAACGAAGAAGCATTATTGAATTGGGCTTGTGTGCACGCTGGTGTAACGAGAGTGGTGAAATGAaagtggttttttttttatgatatggtGATTCAGTTACATGCTATTACGTAAAGTCGTAAACAAAGTATTTGATTTTAGAACGTCATGGGAGACCAAACAAATAGCTGAGTGGCTATGAAAGAGAGACCTAGAAAAATATATCTCCCCAAATGCCGTTGCCACTGTTTTtggttttcataatagttttagGAGCTATTTATGGGAATCAAGGTACTAATACATCATTTTTCAGTCAACAAGAGAAGACTGCAAATCAGAAAGTCCTGTTTTCTGAATGAACAAAcggaaaagaaaaagatttgacaaagaaaaaatagggagagagaggaagaataGAAAGTTATCGCAAGGATAGTACAATAGTGAACCAACCACCCAATTATTTTGAAGGAAATATGTGATGATTTACAGTGCAAAACACCCCCTCCTCCAACTTGACGCCTCTTACTTATTATGCTGCTTTTGCTTGCTGAAAATAAATCACAAAGAAAAcatttttgtcaaaaaaatataatattgttTTATATAGTAATTATAGAAGAGCAATGTTAGGGCCAGCAACATTTGTGATtagtagccatcaactagccattaaTGATGAtgtgatggtgtgagatttcatccaatggctcacctttctctgctggttatatgctggccaaaatgcaataaaattgctggcccctagacttttccattatAGAAATTTGAAAGAATACTTACTCTCTTCTCTTCCTCCATCCTGGCTTTGATGAACGAGTAGAGTGCAACTCCAGCAATTGCAATGCATGTTCCTATGCCAGTTTGGGTTGAAATCTTGTTACCTGTGTGTGAAGCAATATAATTATATTAGCCAGTTAGAATGTTAAGATTGTTACCAATATAAATCAGACATTAACAGTGGAATTGAACATCGAGAATGGGAGAAAAAATATGTGAACTTACCAAAGACAATGATTGAAAATCCAATAACAAATACACGTTTGAGTACGTTGCCAACTGCATGAGTGAGAGGTGCCACTCTCTCCAGTGTGTTGGTGGCCACCTGCATGGTCGGTCATGCAATAATGTTATTGTTATGTTATCAATGACACTCCACACACAACAATTAAACAAGAGTTTCTCTTATCCAAAAGGAATGTAATGTAATGACATGACTAATAATTAAGAACTCATCAAAATTTACCTGATTGTAGAGGTGATAAAACATACCAACCCAGAAGAGGTCTGAGACGAACTTGACCAATCCTACTTTAGCAATTGCATCATTGAATCCATGCTTCATCAGTGCAGGCCCTTCCAGCTGTGATAACATCAGTTCCAACGAACAATAACAGCgattaataaatgaataaataattagggatatgtcattcggaaaacaaaagtGAATTTCACTCACAATAACAGCGGGTGGTATGCAGAcaattagagcaatgatggaaaTGTAGGCGTAGATATTAGTACTGTCCATATCAGTCTGCACAAAAAATTATCAAGTAATGACATTGAATTCATAAAGAACAGAATGAGTTAACAGGGATAAGATTGAAAGATAACCATGGCTTTCTTGGAATAGATACTCCGGTATGTAAAGGAAATGTTTGAAATCATTGCACTGATGAATCCGGTCCAGTTGAATGAGAGTTCGGTCAATGACGCCATTGACACACCTGCATTACATAACATGCAAAACTAATTAATCCAAATGCAGGAACACTTAAAATCAGTGGAGTTAACAAATGAGAAGACGTACCAATAACAACGGGAGCCAGTGAGAGCCAGAGAGTAATTGGTATTGATTGGCCAAGTATGAACTGTGAAGCAGCAGCATTGAAGAATGGCTCAAGAGCTGAAACAAATATTCTATCAATGTCAGCTAGCAAGATACAGTTTCAACCTTGAAGGATAAAAGAAAATCGACACAGTCACCTTTAATGGTATGTGTGAACGAAACAGCCACCGCTGCAAATGAGACATTGCTGGTAACGTGGCCTAATGCGTGACACACGGCCACAGGGATCAACAACTTGAGCAGGTTCGAGTCCATAGGCTACACAAAAATACTTATTAATTATAAACAGCAATGGGCTTTAAATATTGCAAAACAATTTGGGCTCGATTATAATTTATACTTACAGCGCGCTTAGGAAGGCCCACGGTCCAGCTCACCAAACAGTACACCACACCCACGAACAAATGAATAACCGACACGAAGCTGCACAAACAACCATAAATAAAGATTAATTTTAATCAACATAAAATATCTGCGTAAACGATGAAAGAGAGAGATTAATAATAAGCCTCGAGCGGTAAATGAAACAGTGAATAAATGTTTCACGTATAATCCTAATTAAGACATGAAAATGTGCTATCCATGAACTTACTATGGGTAGGGGAAGTAATTGTAGATCTTCTTGTTGAGGATGTTGAAAATCACATTCAAGAAGTACCTGCATCGAGAATAGAAAGAGAGCAGAAGCAAGAGGACGAAGAAGTAATTTCAGTACTCATCAAAGTGATCAGTGATCACGCACGCACATGTACCAACCACGTAACGGAAAGGAAGACAGTCAGACACGACAAAAAAACACAGTCGCGGGTGGAAGCGCAGTCACGCCACTTACCACATGAAGAAGAAAAACCCGGTTACAAGTGCTGGGTACTTGTCGAAGAACCCAACCTTCGCTTCCCTGTAACAACAGAAAACACACTAATGAGGACACTGAGTTGGCCGAGTTAACCGATTCAGAACGGAGGAAACGGACCTCACCCGGCGGAATCACTCCCCTCGGCCGGCGAGGAGGCGGCGGCCAGACACGGCCGAAGAAGCACGGCAGGCCCCTCTTTCTTCAGCACCGGCGACAACAGCTCCGGGCGCAGCTGTCTCCCCCATATGAGGTTCCCACCATCAGCCACGGAGCCGGTCGCCTTCACAGCTGGCACAAAGGATGCATTGGCGGCGGATTCACGGCGCGGTAGCCTGCGGAGGTGAGGGAGGGAGGTGGCGGCACGTGACAACACTCGCGACTCCATCACGGTGAAGAAgacaagagaaagagagagagagtgagtgatATGATATGTATGCTGATGTTTGGCTCCGTTTTAGTAGGTATGGCTGTGGTTTAACCgcttgtgtttggatttttgatCTGGTGCTTCGCGGGGAATTGTGCTTGATGGAGTTGAGGCCGTTGATGTGAGGGGTGAAGGGTTGTGGTGTGAGTGAAGAGAGGAAGTGGATAGGTGGGACCCCCTTATCTGTTAGAAGGGAGATTTGTGTCCAAGGTGGAATGGATGATTGGTGGAGATTTTGGTGTGTATTGCTTTTTCATCTATGAAGGACCTTATCGTCATATCGTTTCTTCTTTCACTCCTCGCCTTATACTATCATACAGGTCATCGTTCCCCATTCTGGGGTGGTTATTGTCgttgtaattaaatttaaatgtcACGGAAAATACCACATTTTCTCAACAGAAAGGCAATTGCATTTCTTTTTTACTTACTTTTCTACAACCCAAAAGCGGGGATGACTAGTTGATTACCTCTTCAATCTATTTAGAAAAAAGAGTtcaatcacaaatcaaatatttttcaattaatatttaataataacaatttttattttcttaattcaaaatcttaaatgataaagtttaaattttaaattttaaatattaaatattctaaaaataagagttaataaataattttgcaataaaaaaattaatattaactagAAGTGTTTAAATCTAGACCTATTTTAAATTAAACTGCTCATTCAATCTAATCTAAACTGAAAAtcgattaaaattatattaattttgatttgattagattttatttttttgcctCGATTCGATCCAATTCAAACCACACAATATACTTTCATATTAttatgttataattatatttataattttacttataatatattcaacttctaatatatttttatattattcatatattattattgtttaataaatattttatgttcaaaacgagatttatttatttattttaattaacctataattttttttatagttatgttatgttagttttttaaaatattgttaatatttattatgttatttttggttatttaaaatttgatattaagacttgttatttatatttaattttttaatttacaaaattacaaattcaatccaattccaaccatttgaaattgaattaattttttttttaaatatctaatccaaaCTACACTACAA
This genomic window contains:
- the LOC112791509 gene encoding triose phosphate/phosphate translocator, chloroplastic isoform X1, with product MESRVLSRAATSLPHLRRLPRRESAANASFVPAVKATGSVADGGNLIWGRQLRPELLSPVLKKEGPAVLLRPCLAAASSPAEGSDSAGEAKVGFFDKYPALVTGFFFFMWYFLNVIFNILNKKIYNYFPYPYFVSVIHLFVGVVYCLVSWTVGLPKRAPMDSNLLKLLIPVAVCHALGHVTSNVSFAAVAVSFTHTIKALEPFFNAAASQFILGQSIPITLWLSLAPVVIGVSMASLTELSFNWTGFISAMISNISFTYRSIYSKKAMTDMDSTNIYAYISIIALIVCIPPAVILEGPALMKHGFNDAIAKVGLVKFVSDLFWVGMFYHLYNQVATNTLERVAPLTHAVGNVLKRVFVIGFSIIVFGNKISTQTGIGTCIAIAGVALYSFIKARMEEEKRQAKAA
- the LOC112791509 gene encoding triose phosphate/phosphate translocator, chloroplastic isoform X3; this translates as MWYFLNVIFNILNKKIYNYFPYPYFVSVIHLFVGVVYCLVSWTVGLPKRAPMDSNLLKLLIPVAVCHALGHVTSNVSFAAVAVSFTHTIKALEPFFNAAASQFILGQSIPITLWLSLAPVVIGVSMASLTELSFNWTGFISAMISNISFTYRSIYSKKAMTDMDSTNIYAYISIIALIVCIPPAVILEGPALMKHGFNDAIAKVGLVKFVSDLFWVGMFYHLYNQVATNTLERVAPLTHAVGNVLKRVFVIGFSIIVFGNKISTQTGIGTCIAIAGVALYSFIKARMEEEKRQAKAA
- the LOC112791509 gene encoding triose phosphate/phosphate translocator, chloroplastic isoform X2 — translated: MESRVLSRAATSLPHLRRLPRRESAANASFVPAVKATGSVADGGNLIWGRQLRPELLSPVLKKEGPAVLLRPCLAAASSPAEGSDSAGEAKVGFFDKYPALVTGFFFFMWYFLNVIFNILNKKIYNYFPYPYFVSVIHLFVGVVYCLVSWTVGLPKRAPMDSNLLKLLIPVAVCHALGHVTSNVSFAAVAVSFTHTIKGDCVDFLLSFKVETFCMLCNAGVSMASLTELSFNWTGFISAMISNISFTYRSIYSKKAMTDMDSTNIYAYISIIALIVCIPPAVILEGPALMKHGFNDAIAKVGLVKFVSDLFWVGMFYHLYNQVATNTLERVAPLTHAVGNVLKRVFVIGFSIIVFGNKISTQTGIGTCIAIAGVALYSFIKARMEEEKRQAKAA